Genomic window (Alteromonas pelagimontana):
ATTTGCATGCATTTCAACCATTCGGCCGATACGTTCAGTTTTGCCCGTAGCAGAGTTTAAGATGGTATCGCCTTTCTTCAACTTACCGGAGTAAATACGAATAAAGGTAAGCGCACCGAAACGGTCGTCCATGATTTTAAATGCTAAAGCACGGAACGGCTCATCTACTGATACTTTCGCTACTTCACCAGTAGGTTCACCGGTTTCAGGATCAGTCAGATCCTGCGGATCAACTTCTGTCGGGCTTGGCAGATAATCAACAACTGCGTCCAGTACGTTCTGTACGCCTTTATTCTTATATGCTGAACCACAATAGGTTGGGAAGAAGGTAAGATCCCGCGTACCTTTACGGATACAACGCTTAATGTCAGCAATAGAAGGTTCTTCACCATCCATATACGCCATCATCAAATCGTCATCTATCTCAACAGCACTTTCAATTAACTGTTCGCGATACTGAGCTACTTTCTCTTTCATGTCTTCTGGGACATCTTGAATTTCGTAGTTTTCTGGCAAGCCAGAATCGTCCCAAACGTAGGCTTTTTGTTCAAGTACATCAACAACGCCGACGAAGTCATCTTCAATACCGATTGGCAATGTCATAACCAGTGGGTTAGCGCCCAGAACTTTCTTAACCTGTCCAACTACACGGTAAAAATCTGCACCCATACGGTCCAGTTTATTTACGAAGATGATACGGGCAACTTCTGAATCGTTAGCATAACGCCAGTTAGTTTCAGATTGTGGTTCAACACCGCCAGAGCCACAAAATACGCCGATACCACCATCAAGTACTTTTAGTGAACGATACACTTCGATAGTAAAGTCAACGTGTCCCGGAGTATCGATAACATTTAGGCGATGATCTTTCCAGAAACAGGTAGTCGCAGCTGACTGAATGGTAATACCTCGCTCAGCTTCCTGTTCCATAAAATCTGTGGTTGTCGAACCGTCATGGGTATCACCACTTTTGTGGATTCTACCGGTTAGCTTCAAAATACGTTCTGTAGTGGTAGTCTTACCCGCGTCTACGTGGGCGAAAATACCAATGTTTCTGTAATGAGATAAGTCTGCCATTAGTTCACTTTCGTTGGTTCAGAGTAAAAAAACGGCGGGATTATAAAGGATTTTGGTATCACTTTTACACCTTTTTCCGCAGAAAGTATAAAACTTACGCAGCGGATCCGCGCCACCATTTATTTTTTTATATATAATTCAATCAATTAAGCAATAGAATGAAATTATTGTCTAATCACAGTTACCGTGATTTCATCCCTATCATGGTAAAGATGCCTGTGATTCAGGTTAAAATTACCACTGATATTTTGTAATCGCTTTTGCAAGCCATCTATTGCTGTCGTTACGGTTTCATAGCGACGTTTCATGGGCAGCTTCAAATTAAAAATTGCATGCTCCGCCCAGCCTTTTACCAGCCAGTCACCCATTAATTTAGCTACCCTCTCAGGTTGCTCTATCATATCACATACCAGCAAATCTACACGGCCAAATTGTGGACGATAAGTGAATCCGTCTGCGGCGAAATGTTCAACCTGGCCGGAAGCCATTAGCGCATCATCAATGCTGCCATTGTCCACAGCTTCAACAAATTGCCCGCGCTGAACCAGTTGATAGGTCCATCCGCCCGGACACGCGCCCAAATCCACAGCCCTTCCGCCAGCTCTAAACACCGATTGTTGCTGCGCCGCAGTCAGCATAGTAAGAATGGCTTCTTCTAATTTTAACGTTGATCGGCTAGGCGCAGATGAGGGAAATTTTAACCTGCAGATCCCATTGGCAAACTCCGAACGGCAATCGGGATAACTATAACCAACTAAAGCTTTATCAGTCCGACAAAAAAAAACGTGGACCGCCCGCAATTCAGGCTTTTCTTTAAATGTCAGTAAGCGATGCTTTCGTAATGATTGACGTAGAGGCACAGCAAATTTGCGGCAAAACTTCGCCAGGTCCTTTCCTTCTTCAGTATCGGCATGTTCGACGAAAAGCAGGCCGTTCTGCCAGTGATCGCTGCGAAAGGACGCCACCGCTTCAACAATAGGAGATATGCGATCAGCGGTATCCAAATCTTCTAATTCAGCAACTGCTACAATCAATTGTCGCGCAAAGATGGTGCTGGATACACGTAATTCAAGCCCAAGTCGATCAGCATCGGTATGATTTTGTACTTTAAAATTTATAAATCCCTGCCCGGAATCAAAAGTACAATAGCCGTAAATACCTAAAATTGCTGCTCGCTCAGTTATCTCCTGAGCGGTGTCAGCTTCGTAGCCGGGACGGCAATAGGCGAGAATGCTAGTCATTGCCACTTCCTTGAATTGCTGCGGCAACCACACCCATCCATCCGGCCATTAAAAATAAACCACCCAGAGGAGTGATAGGTCCTAAAAACTTCATATCTGCAATAGCCAATAAATATAAGCTCCCGCTAAAAAGCAGAGTGCCTGCAACAAACGCCCACCCTGCAATGGTTACCGTGCGGGGACGAAAATGTGGCGCGAGTGCGACCAAAAGTAATAGCGCCAGCGAATGATACATTTGGTACCGCACTCCAATTTCGAACGTTTGAAGCGCCCCAGCATCAAGTATCTGTTTTAAACCATGAGAGCCAAACGCGCCAAGCACGACAGCCAGAAGCGCGCCACTCGCCCCGATAAGTATAAAATGTTTCATTTTTTGCACCATGAAAGAATGAATTCAGCAGTCAAATCTGCCGCTTGCTCTAAGTGTTGCTGATGAGTAAAGCCACTGGCTTTTCTTGGCTTTAGACTGTGATCGCCGTCCGTCAAAAAATTAACAGAAACTGCGGGCGATAAGTCGTATTTTTTGCATTCCTCTTGCGAACCGAATGTATCACGACTGCCCTGAATAATTTTTACCGGCTTCGTCAAAGTTTCCAGATGAGCCGTCCGTAACTTTTCAGGTTTACCGGGAGGATGAAAAGGATAGCCAAACACCACAGCACCTTCAGTCGTAGTGTTTCCCAATATCGTAGTAGCAATACGCCCACCCATAGATTTACCACCCAGAAAAACAGGTAGCATTGGGAATTCTCGCTTCATTTGCTCGCACAAAGCAACAAAGTGCGCCTGAAGCTTCTCACTGCTATCGGGAGGGCGACGCTTTCCCGTGTCAGTCATCTGTTGCATGTAAGGGAAGTCGAACCGAATCACCGCAATGCGTCGCGCTACAAGTAAGGATGCTATTTCCTCAATAAAAGCCGAAGATTTTCCAGCTCCGGCACCGTGCGCCAACAGCAAAAGCGCCTGTGACGCTTCAGCGTCCTCTCGGATATAGCTAAACATCGTCCTGCTCTTCCTCGACCAGCGCCAGGATCCACTCTCTGAATGCAGCAATTTTTCCTAAATCCGCTTGCGACTGATCACACACCAGATAAAAAGCATCACGACTTTCTACTTTATCGGGAAAAGGAATAATCAGCCTTCCCGCATCTAACTCCGGACGAGCCAAAATCGTATTTCCCAATGCTATACCCTGACCCAAAGCTGCGGCTTGTAAGACTAACATCGAATGACTGAATACCGGCCCCTGATTCACATTCACGCCGTGCACGCCCACTTGTTTTAGCCAGTCCTTCCACGCTGAGCGGCTGGAATCGTGCAACAGCACATGATGCTTTAAATCGTTCAGGCTTAAAAGAGGCTTTGGGCCATTAAACAACAACGGCGAACATAACGGAGTCAGGAACTCGGTATGCAGTTTATCTGCCTGAACGCCGGACCAGCGGCCCTTTCCGTAGTAAATAGCTACGTCTACATCGTCTTGTAAAAAGCCTTCATCGTAATCAACGGCTTTAATGCGTACATCAATGTCAGGATGAGCATTACTGAATTTACTAATTCTGGGAACTAGCCACTGACTGGCAAAACTCGGCGGCATGGCCACCGTAATTGCGCCTTTACTGCCTCTGGCCAGCAAACGTTCCGTGGCATCCTGAAGACTTTTGAAGATATCCTTAAGTTCGAGAAAATAAGCCTGTCCTTCTTCTGTAAGCAGCAATGTTCGATTGCGGCGAATAAAGAGCTTCATGGATAAGAAATCTTCCAGCGCCTTAATTTGATGACTCACCGCGGCCTGAGTAACAAACAATTCGTCGGCTGCACGGGTAAAACTAAGGTGTCGCGCCGCGGCTTCAAAGGCTTTGAGCGCATTTAATGGTGGCAGCCGTCGTTGCATAACCTATCAAAATCCCGATTGAAATCGATTCGAATTTTACATTAGTTTTCCTAATGAAGATACCCTACTTTTACTCGTTTTATCTTTTACGCTAATTTGCTTATTATTTATCCGCACCCTAAAAACATCTTTTTTAATCAGATGCTTACGGATGCAAAATGTTAACGCGATTAACAAGCTTTAAACGTATTTTAAATTAAATTAATTAGGTGTGATATGAATAAATTTCTTTTTTCTACTATTTTTGCAGTGGTAGCCACCACTGGCTCTGTTCACGCAGCTGAACAACCTCTTAGTACCGACCCGCTTGCTAACTTATCAGCAACCGCCCACGCTCACCTTAAGGAGCAAATTGCAAAACCTGAGATTTTCTTTAATGAAAGCATCCAGGCACAAGCACTCACTACGCTGGCAGAAGAAAGCCAAAAAGTGCTGGGAAAAGGCTTACTGGTACTGAATAAAAACGCTGATCAGAAAGCCGAAGCACTTTCACGCAGCGAATAATTACTCTACACACCTGATTCGCATGCTGGCGGCATCGCCGCCAGCATTCGTCTCCAGATGAGTTTTACATATTGCTGGTATCCAGCGCATCAAAACCCTTCACCAGTTCATCCAGCGCTTTCATCTGTGCTAAATAGGGTTCGAGCTTTGCCAATGGCAATGCACAAGGACCATCACACTTTGCTTCGTCTGGATTCGGATGAGCTTCAATAAATAAACCTGCAAGGCCTAACGCCATACCGCTTCTGGCTAGTTGTGCAGCCTGAGCTCGCCGTCCATCAGCGGAAGTTGCCCTGCCTCCTGGCATTTGTAACGCGTGAGTGGCATCGAAAATAACCGGGGCATAGGCTTTCATCGCGTCCATTCCCAGCATATCTACCACTAAATTATTGTAGCCAAAGCAGCTGCCGCGTTCGCATAGGATAACCTTGTCGTTTCCCGCTTCGCCAAGCTTGCCAATGATATGGCGCATCTCATGGGGCGCCAGAAACTGCGGCTTCTTCACATTGATCACCGCGCCGGTTTTTGCCATGGCAACTACCAAATCTGTCTGACGAGCAAGAAAAGCAGGCAGTTGGATAATATCTACAACCTCTGCTACTGGCGCGGCTTGATGAGGCTCGTGTACGTCTGTAACCAACGGGATATTGAACGTGCTCTTAATCTCGCTGAAAATCTTCAATCCTTCTTCCATTCCCGGACCACGATAGGAAGATACGGAAGAGCGATTAGCTTTATCAAACGATGCTTTAAAGACATAAGGAATGCCTAACTTTTCAGTGACTTCGACATAGTGTTCAGCGATGCGCATTGCCAGATCACGAGATTCCAGCACGTTCATTCCGCCAAACAACACAAAGGGTAATTCGTTCCCTACTGAAATATTACCGACCGATAATACTTGTTGCGATACACTCATAAAATCTTACCTATTGGTTCAGAAAAACAAAGGTTGTTTGGTGAAAGCTACATGCGCTGTAGAAGCCAGCACTACCAGTGCAGCAATAAAACACAGCCACCGACCCTGTGCTGTTTTTGCTTTTTTTAGCGCAAACAATCCCAATACAATATACAGCACCACACCAATTAATTTAAATGTCAGCCAGCCGGTGACCAGTGGGTACTGAGAAAGGAGAAAACATAACCAGATTGCGCTGGCCAATAAAACAGTATCAATAATGTGGGGAACAACTTTTGCCCATTTTTTTTGCAATATAGCAGGGTTAAATTGCGCCCACATAAAACGCAGCACGAATAAAAATATGCTGAGCCCTACGGCCGTCAGGTGGAGGTGTTTGGCCATCATATACATAGTGACTTCCTAGTTGTTGTTATTTTCTTGTTCTTCAAGATCGGGCAGCAGCTTTTGTACCGCCAGAAAACTATCAAAATTTTGCAGAAGATAGTCCACAAGTTGTGGATCGAAATGACTACCACGTTCGGTGCGTAGCGTAGCGGCCACTTGGTCGGCTGGCCAGGCTTCTTTATAAGGGCGCTTATTCAGTAACGCATCAAAGACATCAACCAACGCTGCAATACGACTTTCTAACGCTATTTCCTCCTCTTTCAGCCCCTCCGGGTAGCCGCTACCGTCCCAGCGTTCATGATGTTGTTTAGCCAGAATTGCTGCCAGTTGGATCGTAGGACGGTCGGAATCTTTTAATATTTGGTATCCAAACTCAGCATGCTGGCGAATATCAAAAATTTCTTCTGCTGTGAGTGGAGCCGTTTTACGAAACACATACGAAGAAACATGAGAATTGCCTACATCATGCAGGGGGATAGCAAGACGCAACGTGGTGATTTGGCTTTCGTCCATCTGAATACCGCGGGCCAAAATTTCAGACATGGCAACCATACGTGCAATATGTTGACTGTTTTTGACATCGCTTTCCATAGCTTTACCAAGGCGTTCAATAATTTCTCTTTGCGTACATTCAATTTCGTTATTCAAAAGGAGATTTTCAAAAGCTATCTGCACATTGTCAGAAAACAGCTTCACCAGTCGCTTATCAGTTTCGCCAATGCGCCTGGGCAACCCTGACAGATAGAGCAGTGAACCATTGTGAGCCTTACTGTTGCAGTACGCTACAAGATGATCTTCTGCGTAAACGATAGTCTTCTCTTGTAGTGCTTGCTTACATAGCCGAAATTCCTCATCAGAAACTGCCTCTTTTAGTTTAACGCCCTCTTTATCTGCATATTCGCCATTTCCCGCAAACACGTACAATTCCGCGGGATCGAGTTGATGAATGGGTTGTGGCGCAGCAACGGCAGTGGTGATATAGGCAGCATCTTGAGAACAGCCCAGAATTGATGCTAATTGTTGAATGATCCCCTGCATAAACTTTTCCAGCGATCGCGTAGAAAAGAGATCAGCCGAAGCATCTATAATTTTTTCTAAACCAGCGCGATTTTCTTCTATTACAATAATGTCGCGATAGGAACGCAGCGCTGCAATAATGACAGTAAACAGCTTCTGCGCTGTCAGTTCCGTTTTGGATTTGTAATCATTAATATCATAATTAATGATTACATCTTTTTCGGGGGCCTGGCCGGGTTGGCCGGTACGCAAAATGATACGGGTAAAGTGGTTATCTAAATCATTTCTGACATAATCAGCTACTTGCAAACCTGCATCGTCTGTTTCCATGACGACATCCAGCAACACCACGGCTATATCGTTATTTTCCCGAAACATCTTTTTGGCTTCGGCGCCGCTATAGGCACTGATAAACACCAAGCGTTTATCATTAAGCACAAAATCGCTTAGGGCAAGTTTAGTGACAGCGTGAACTTCGGGTTCATCATCAACAATGAGTACTTTCCAATACCCTAATTCCTCGATCTCGACCTCTTCAACTTCATCCACAAATAGTAAGTCGTCGTTCATGCTAACTTATCCTGTTATCACTACACAGAAACAGCATACTTTAAGAATAATTATTAGCAAGTTCGCCATAATCCCATGGTGATACGATCGTGTCCGCTTCCGTCCTTGACCGTAGTTACCTGATGAAAACCTCGTTGGTTGAAAAAGGTATGTACCGCTTGCCCTTGCTGATAGCCATGTTCTAACAAAAGCCAACCTTGATGATGAAGCCAGTCTGGCGCCTGCTCAATAATTATCTTAATATCCTTTAAACCATCAGGACCGGAAGTAAGCGCCGATTTGGGTTCAAAACGGACGTCCCCTTCTTGTAAAAAGGCGCTCGTTTCCTCCACGTACGGTGGATTGCTGACAATCATGTCAAAACGTTTATCTGAAAGGGCTGAAAACCATTCGCTGTGAACAAAGCAGACATGTTCAAGCTTGTTGCGCTTAGCGTTTTCCTTAGCCAGCGAAACGGCAGCGGGAACAACATCAACGCCCGTTATGAGCGCATCAGGCCGCTCGGTGGCGATAGCTAATGCAACAGCCCCTGTTCCGGTGCCCAAATCACAGACGGTCGGGCGGCTTGAGGGCAGCCGCGCCAACGCCAGTTCAACCAGCAATTCTGTTTCCGGTCGAGGGATCAGTGTGGCTGGATTTACTGCAAGAGACAACGACCAGAAGTCCCGCTCGCCCGAAATATACGCAATCGGTTCGCCCTTCTGCCGGCGCTCGATAAAAGCACAAAAGGTGCGCCACTGCGCATCTGTTAAAATGGCCTCAGGCCAGGTAAACAAATACGTCAGCGATTGGTTTATGCTACGTGCCAGTAAAATACGGGCATCCAGAAGCGGCGATTCACCTTGCGCAAGCTCGGCTTTCGCCCACTGAAGCGCCTCGGTGACCGTTTTAGTCATCGGCAAGTGAAGCTAACAAATCAGCTTGATGCTCCTGACGAATAGGCTCAAGTAAAGCGTTTAAATCCCCTTCCACTACCTCGTCCAGACGGTATAGAGTGAGATTGATGCGATGATCTGTCACCCGGCCCTGAGGAAAATTATAGGTTCGGATACGTTCTGAACGGTCACCACTTCCTACCAGATTGCGCCGGGTTGTGGCCTCTTCCGCAGCACGTTTTTCTTCTTCAATACGATTTAAACGCGCCTGCAGTACCGACATCGCTTTTGCACGATTTTTATGCTGTGAACGTTCGTCCTGACATTCAACTACCAGGCCAGTGGGAATATGGGTAATTCGTATCGCCGAATCGGTTTTGTTTACGTGTTGGCCGCCCGCGCCAGAAGCACGAAAGGTGTCGATACGTAAGTCGCCCGCGTTAATTTCAATAGCCTCTGATTCTGGCACTTCAGGTAAAACAGCAACGGTACAGGCTGAAGTATGAATTCTTCCCTGAGATTCAGTTTCGGGCACCCGCTGAACACGATGACCGCCTGACTCGAACTTCAGTACGCCATATGCGCCGTCGCCGGAAACATTGGCAATGACTTCTTTGAATCCGCCATGTTCACCTTCGTTGGCACTTACCACTTCTACTCGCCAGCGCTGCGTCTCGGCGTAACGGCTGTACATACGGAATAAATCGCCAGCAAAAATAGCGGCTTCATCACCGCCAGCTCCTGCGCGAATTTCCAAAAAGCAATTATGATCGTCATTGGGATCGCGCGGTAGCAGCAATAGCTGCAATTCATTTTCCAACCGTTCCAGCTCTGCTTTGGCAGCCTTTATTTCTTCTTGCGCCATTTCACGCATTTCCGCATCATCTTCTTCAAGCATTTCCTGCGCAGAGGCAAGATTATTCTCGGCGCGCTGATAAGCATTAAAACCGGCGACAACATCTTCTAGCTGGCTATATTCTTTGGATAGATTGCGAAACTTATCCTGGTTTCCGATGACCGCAGGATCGCCAAGCAGTGCTTGTAATTCCTCAAAACGCTCAACCAGATTTTCGAGCTTCCTGACAACCGATTCTTTCATAAATGTTTATTTACCTTATTCGTCTTGCTGACTGTTATCATCAAGATCCAGAGCCTGCCCCAGCCATTGGGTCAGTGCCGCGTTATTTTCCGCCGCTGCTTCACGCAGGACGCGAGTGGGGCCATGCATCAGAGCATTCGTGAGCTTATAAGCCAATTCATCGATAACATCATCGGCAGTTTTGCCATCTGCCAATTGATTTTTGGCCCGCTCAACCCATTCATCTCTTTGCTGCATCCCTTTGTGCCGGTATTGTCGTACCAGATTAATTGAGCGTTGCGCCTGCTTCCAGTTCAGATAAACGTCTACCTGATCCTGAATGATCTTTTCTGCTTCCTGAGCGGCCATTTCTCTTGAAGCCAAATTTTGCTCAACAATGTGCTGTAAATCATCAACGGTATATAAGTAAGCGTCGCCCAGCTCATTAACCTGTGCTTCAATATCTCGTGGTACCGCTAAATCCACCAAAAACATAGGTAAGTTACGGCGCTGACGCAAGGCTTCTTCTACCATCCCTTTTCCTATTAAGGGTAGCTGACTTGCAGTAGAACTGATGACGATATCAAAATCTTTCAAGTGCTCGGGAAGTTGCGACAGAGTAAGTACATCTGCATCAAGTTTTTCTGCTAAGGCCTGAGCTCGAGCAACCGTACGATTGGCAACCGCTAAACGACCCACGCCCTGTTCTTTCAGATGCTGAGCGACCAGTTCTATGGTTTCACCCGCCCCCACTAAAAGAACGGATCGCTTGGGAAGTGCTGAAAAGATATGCTTGGCCAACTGCACGGCCGCATAAGCAACAGAAACAGCATTGGCACCAATTTCTGTCTCGCTGCGCACCCGCTTGGCAACAGAAAAAGTATGCTGAAACAGTTTTTCGAATTGCGTGCTCACTGTGCCAGAATGTTTAGCGTCACTGTAGGCTTGTTTTATTTGCCCTAATATCTGCGGTTCACCCAGAATCAAAGAGTCTAAACCGCTGGCTACACGCATTATGTGGCGTACCGCCTCGCTTTGCTCCAGCATATAGCTGTTTTGCCGTATGAGAGCGATATCCAGGCGGTGAAAATCCGCCAGCCATTTGAGCAGCTGTTCCGATTCTTCCTGCTCTCCGTTGACGTAGATTTCAGTTCGATTACAGGTAGATACAATTACCGATTCATCCACGCCGTCTAATTTTTTCAGCGACGCCAGAGCCGCCACCAGCGAATCCGGTGTGAAAGCCACCTTTTCTCGTAGTGCAACTGGTGCTGTTTTATGATTAATTCCGACGGCAGTTAGGGTCATTAAGTTTCATGTGGCGACTTCGGAGCGGCATTGTACGAAAAAGCCAAAATGATTGAAAGTGTTGCTGAATATGTGTTCCTATATATGCTGATAAATTTGAATAAGATGTTAGCCCACTTATGCAGCTAAGATGGATTTTTCTCACTTTAGGATTGCTGCTGCTTTCAGCTTGCTCGACTCTGCCCTCTGGCCCTGACACCGCAGTGAATTTGCCTGCGCAATTACAAGCACTTGAACGGGTTACACATTGGAAGGCGCAGGGAAAAATCGCGTTTCGAGATAGTACTCAAGCTCTTAGTGCTAACTTAATATGGCGCACGCAACAGCCTGAATTTCATTTCCGCATGACAAACTTACTTGGAATAACGTTGGTTGATTTACAGGTAACCGAGCAGCTCTCGACGTTGAAAAGTAACGATAAAACCTATACAGATACCGATCCTGCAGAATTGATCAGTCGCACAACCGGCTGGGAGATTCCGGTTGCCCAGTTGCTTAATTGGATGAAAGGCCTGCCGGGAAAAGGGGATAAATATTCCTTTACCGAACAAGGGCTGGTGGATAGGTTGACGCCAAATTGCGCAGATTGCACTAACTGGCAGGTTAATTATGACAACTATGGTGATGTTGAAGGAGTCTGGTTGCCGCATTCCCTTACTCTCACTCAAACCGATAATCCCGACACTTTTATAAAAATACGTATCGATAGATGGACACTGAACTGAAATTTCCTCACCACCAGTGGTGGCCCAGCCCGGCTAAATTGAATTTGTTTTTGCATATTCTCGGGCGTTATGAAAACGGTTATCACCAGCTACAAACACTTTTTCAGATGCTGGATACGGGTGATCGTCTACACTTTTCTATTAATAATTCGGGAAAGGTTTTACTTGCTACGGCTATCCCTGGCGTCGCCCACAAAGACAATCTCATTGTGCGTGCTGCAAAGCTGCTACAACAACAGGGGCAATGGTGTAGTCACGGCGTTACCATCCATTTAGATAAACAGCTTCCCATGGGCGGCGGAATTGGTGGCGGTTCATCTAATGCTGCCACGACATTGGTGGCGTTGAATGACTTGTGGCAGTGTGGATTAGATGAAAACGAACTGGCCACCCTCGGCCTGCAACTTGGCGCAGATGTTCCCATTTTTATCAGAGGGCAAACCGCCTTCGCGGGCGGTGTTGGGGAAGAGATTTCTCCCGTTTCGCTGCCAACGCGGTGGTATCTTGTGGTTAATCCGGGAATACATATTAGTACAGCGGACGTCTTCCGCGAGCCGAACCTGCCACGGAATACGCTGCCGATGGAATGGAAAGATTATTCCTTTGCTGACTCGCATAACGATTGTCAGCAAATTGTCTGCGATCGCTATCCGGAAGTTGCAAAATTATTACAGTGGTTGGTACACTACGCACCGTCGCGAATGACGGGCACGGGAGCGTGTGTGTTCGCCACCTTTTCTGATGAAAAATTAGCCAGGCAAGTGCAATCTTTTGTGCCCGCGCCATGGAAAAGTTTTTTGGCAAAAGGTGTCAACCAGTCGCCTCTAAAACAAAAACTATATGAAGTGAACGCCACATCAGACACTAATTAGTTTATTGGGGTATAGCCAAGTTGGTAAGGCAGCGGGTTTTGATCCCGCGATTCGTTGGTTCGAGTCCAGCTACCCCAGCCACCTCTTTTATCAATGCACTGAGGAAACAC
Coding sequences:
- the fusA gene encoding elongation factor G, which produces MADLSHYRNIGIFAHVDAGKTTTTERILKLTGRIHKSGDTHDGSTTTDFMEQEAERGITIQSAATTCFWKDHRLNVIDTPGHVDFTIEVYRSLKVLDGGIGVFCGSGGVEPQSETNWRYANDSEVARIIFVNKLDRMGADFYRVVGQVKKVLGANPLVMTLPIGIEDDFVGVVDVLEQKAYVWDDSGLPENYEIQDVPEDMKEKVAQYREQLIESAVEIDDDLMMAYMDGEEPSIADIKRCIRKGTRDLTFFPTYCGSAYKNKGVQNVLDAVVDYLPSPTEVDPQDLTDPETGEPTGEVAKVSVDEPFRALAFKIMDDRFGALTFIRIYSGKLKKGDTILNSATGKTERIGRMVEMHANDRTELAGAHAGDILAIVGMKNVQTGHTLCDPDHECTLEPMIFPEPVISIAVAPKDKGSTEKMGVAIGKMVAEDPSFQVETDEDSGETILKGMGELHLDIKVDILKRTYGVELVVGQPQVAYRETITKEIEDSYTHKKQSGGSGQFGKIDYRIRPGEQNSGFTFKSTVVGGNVPKEFFPAIEKGFKGMMGEGPVAGYPVLDVEVELYDGGFHAVDSSAIAFEIAAKGAFRQSMPKAGPQLLEPVMKVDVFTPDDHVGDVIGDLNRRRGMIKDQEAGATGVRVKADVPLSEMFGYIGQLRTMTSGRGQFSMEFSHYSPTPANVAEKVIEEAKARKAKK
- the rlmM gene encoding 23S rRNA (cytidine(2498)-2'-O)-methyltransferase RlmM, whose amino-acid sequence is MTSILAYCRPGYEADTAQEITERAAILGIYGYCTFDSGQGFINFKVQNHTDADRLGLELRVSSTIFARQLIVAVAELEDLDTADRISPIVEAVASFRSDHWQNGLLFVEHADTEEGKDLAKFCRKFAVPLRQSLRKHRLLTFKEKPELRAVHVFFCRTDKALVGYSYPDCRSEFANGICRLKFPSSAPSRSTLKLEEAILTMLTAAQQQSVFRAGGRAVDLGACPGGWTYQLVQRGQFVEAVDNGSIDDALMASGQVEHFAADGFTYRPQFGRVDLLVCDMIEQPERVAKLMGDWLVKGWAEHAIFNLKLPMKRRYETVTTAIDGLQKRLQNISGNFNLNHRHLYHDRDEITVTVIRQ
- a CDS encoding DUF423 domain-containing protein; translated protein: MKHFILIGASGALLAVVLGAFGSHGLKQILDAGALQTFEIGVRYQMYHSLALLLLVALAPHFRPRTVTIAGWAFVAGTLLFSGSLYLLAIADMKFLGPITPLGGLFLMAGWMGVVAAAIQGSGND
- a CDS encoding alpha/beta fold hydrolase → MFSYIREDAEASQALLLLAHGAGAGKSSAFIEEIASLLVARRIAVIRFDFPYMQQMTDTGKRRPPDSSEKLQAHFVALCEQMKREFPMLPVFLGGKSMGGRIATTILGNTTTEGAVVFGYPFHPPGKPEKLRTAHLETLTKPVKIIQGSRDTFGSQEECKKYDLSPAVSVNFLTDGDHSLKPRKASGFTHQQHLEQAADLTAEFILSWCKK
- a CDS encoding transcriptional regulator GcvA, which gives rise to MQRRLPPLNALKAFEAAARHLSFTRAADELFVTQAAVSHQIKALEDFLSMKLFIRRNRTLLLTEEGQAYFLELKDIFKSLQDATERLLARGSKGAITVAMPPSFASQWLVPRISKFSNAHPDIDVRIKAVDYDEGFLQDDVDVAIYYGKGRWSGVQADKLHTEFLTPLCSPLLFNGPKPLLSLNDLKHHVLLHDSSRSAWKDWLKQVGVHGVNVNQGPVFSHSMLVLQAAALGQGIALGNTILARPELDAGRLIIPFPDKVESRDAFYLVCDQSQADLGKIAAFREWILALVEEEQDDV
- the kdsA gene encoding 3-deoxy-8-phosphooctulonate synthase, producing the protein MSVSQQVLSVGNISVGNELPFVLFGGMNVLESRDLAMRIAEHYVEVTEKLGIPYVFKASFDKANRSSVSSYRGPGMEEGLKIFSEIKSTFNIPLVTDVHEPHQAAPVAEVVDIIQLPAFLARQTDLVVAMAKTGAVINVKKPQFLAPHEMRHIIGKLGEAGNDKVILCERGSCFGYNNLVVDMLGMDAMKAYAPVIFDATHALQMPGGRATSADGRRAQAAQLARSGMALGLAGLFIEAHPNPDEAKCDGPCALPLAKLEPYLAQMKALDELVKGFDALDTSNM
- a CDS encoding SirB2 family protein, which produces MMAKHLHLTAVGLSIFLFVLRFMWAQFNPAILQKKWAKVVPHIIDTVLLASAIWLCFLLSQYPLVTGWLTFKLIGVVLYIVLGLFALKKAKTAQGRWLCFIAALVVLASTAHVAFTKQPLFF
- a CDS encoding DUF3369 domain-containing protein, translated to MNDDLLFVDEVEEVEIEELGYWKVLIVDDEPEVHAVTKLALSDFVLNDKRLVFISAYSGAEAKKMFRENNDIAVVLLDVVMETDDAGLQVADYVRNDLDNHFTRIILRTGQPGQAPEKDVIINYDINDYKSKTELTAQKLFTVIIAALRSYRDIIVIEENRAGLEKIIDASADLFSTRSLEKFMQGIIQQLASILGCSQDAAYITTAVAAPQPIHQLDPAELYVFAGNGEYADKEGVKLKEAVSDEEFRLCKQALQEKTIVYAEDHLVAYCNSKAHNGSLLYLSGLPRRIGETDKRLVKLFSDNVQIAFENLLLNNEIECTQREIIERLGKAMESDVKNSQHIARMVAMSEILARGIQMDESQITTLRLAIPLHDVGNSHVSSYVFRKTAPLTAEEIFDIRQHAEFGYQILKDSDRPTIQLAAILAKQHHERWDGSGYPEGLKEEEIALESRIAALVDVFDALLNKRPYKEAWPADQVAATLRTERGSHFDPQLVDYLLQNFDSFLAVQKLLPDLEEQENNNN
- the prmC gene encoding peptide chain release factor N(5)-glutamine methyltransferase; translated protein: MTKTVTEALQWAKAELAQGESPLLDARILLARSINQSLTYLFTWPEAILTDAQWRTFCAFIERRQKGEPIAYISGERDFWSLSLAVNPATLIPRPETELLVELALARLPSSRPTVCDLGTGTGAVALAIATERPDALITGVDVVPAAVSLAKENAKRNKLEHVCFVHSEWFSALSDKRFDMIVSNPPYVEETSAFLQEGDVRFEPKSALTSGPDGLKDIKIIIEQAPDWLHHQGWLLLEHGYQQGQAVHTFFNQRGFHQVTTVKDGSGHDRITMGLWRTC